A DNA window from Streptomyces sp. CA-278952 contains the following coding sequences:
- a CDS encoding ArsA family ATPase translates to MSRFQVVSGKGGTGKTTVAAALALALATEGRRTLLVEVEGRQGIAQLFGSEALPYEERKIAVAPGGGEVFALAIDAERALLDYLQMFYKLGSAGRALKKLGAIDFATTIAPGVRDVLLTGKACEAVRRKDKQGRFVYDHVIMDAPPTGRITRFLNVNDEVAGLARIGPIHNQAQAVMRVLKSPQTAVHLVTLLEEMPVQETADGIAELRAAELPVGSVFVNMVRPHLLDEDALRTAAGGRRKEIAKALTRAGVTGSAALVRPLVEQAAEHAERVGLEREQRAVLAGLGLPTAELPLIGDGVDLAALHDLATELRKQGAGEEGEA, encoded by the coding sequence GTGAGCAGGTTCCAGGTCGTCAGCGGCAAGGGCGGCACCGGTAAGACCACGGTCGCCGCCGCCCTCGCGCTCGCCCTCGCGACCGAGGGCAGGCGCACCCTCCTCGTCGAGGTCGAGGGCAGGCAGGGCATCGCCCAGCTCTTCGGTTCCGAGGCGCTCCCCTACGAGGAGCGCAAGATCGCCGTCGCGCCCGGCGGCGGCGAGGTGTTCGCGCTGGCGATCGACGCCGAGCGCGCGCTCCTCGACTACCTCCAGATGTTCTACAAGCTCGGCAGCGCCGGCCGGGCGCTGAAGAAGCTCGGCGCGATCGACTTCGCCACCACCATCGCGCCCGGCGTCCGGGACGTCCTGCTGACCGGCAAGGCGTGCGAAGCCGTACGCCGCAAGGACAAGCAGGGCCGGTTCGTCTACGACCACGTGATCATGGACGCCCCGCCGACCGGCCGGATCACCCGCTTCCTGAACGTCAACGACGAGGTCGCCGGGCTGGCCAGGATCGGCCCTATACACAACCAGGCCCAGGCCGTGATGCGGGTCCTGAAGTCCCCGCAGACCGCGGTCCATCTGGTGACCCTCCTGGAGGAAATGCCGGTCCAGGAGACCGCCGACGGCATCGCCGAACTGCGCGCCGCCGAACTGCCCGTGGGCAGCGTCTTCGTGAACATGGTCCGCCCGCATCTGCTCGACGAGGATGCCCTGCGCACCGCCGCGGGCGGCCGCCGCAAGGAGATCGCCAAAGCGCTGACCCGGGCCGGAGTGACCGGCTCCGCGGCACTCGTACGACCCCTGGTCGAACAGGCGGCCGAGCACGCCGAGCGGGTCGGCCTGGAGCGGGAGCAGCGCGCCGTGCTGGCCGGTCTCGGGCTGCCGACGGCGGAGTTGCCGCTGATCGGCGACGGGGTGGACCTCGCCGCGCTGCACGACCTGGCCACGGAGCTCCGTAAGCAGGGCGCGGGGGAAGAGGGAGAGGCATGA
- a CDS encoding NUDIX hydrolase — MSQGQWYPPEWPDRIRALAAGELTAVTPRRAATVMLLRDPGGPGAGGTGGVPGGPVVHMLRRRTSMAFAGGAYAYPGGGVDPRDDDRLIGWAGPPLEHWAARLGVATVTEAQAVVCAAVRETFEEAGVLLAGPTAGTVVGDTTGDDWEADREALVARELSFAEFLDRRGLVLRSDLLGAWARWITPEFEPRRYDTWFFVAALPEGQRTRDVSTEADRTVWIAPADAARRYDRGELLMMPPTVTALRALAPYRTAAEALGAADGQDLTPVLAQARLEGGELVLSWPGHDEFTKHVPAAGPAGGGA; from the coding sequence ATGTCCCAAGGTCAGTGGTACCCCCCGGAATGGCCCGACCGGATCCGGGCCCTCGCCGCCGGTGAGCTGACGGCCGTGACACCCCGGCGGGCCGCCACCGTGATGCTGCTCCGCGATCCGGGCGGGCCCGGGGCGGGCGGGACGGGCGGCGTACCCGGTGGCCCTGTCGTGCACATGCTTCGCCGCCGGACCTCCATGGCCTTCGCCGGGGGCGCGTACGCCTATCCGGGCGGCGGGGTCGATCCGCGCGACGACGACCGGCTGATCGGGTGGGCCGGGCCCCCGCTGGAGCACTGGGCCGCCCGGCTCGGCGTGGCGACGGTCACCGAGGCGCAGGCCGTCGTCTGCGCGGCGGTGCGCGAGACGTTCGAGGAGGCGGGCGTCCTCCTCGCCGGGCCGACCGCGGGGACCGTGGTCGGCGACACGACCGGCGACGACTGGGAGGCCGACCGGGAGGCGCTGGTCGCCCGGGAGCTGTCCTTCGCGGAGTTCCTGGACCGGCGGGGCCTGGTGCTGCGCTCGGACCTGCTGGGCGCCTGGGCGCGCTGGATCACGCCGGAGTTCGAACCGCGCCGGTACGACACCTGGTTCTTCGTCGCCGCGCTCCCCGAGGGGCAGCGCACCCGGGACGTCTCCACCGAGGCCGACCGCACGGTGTGGATCGCCCCCGCCGACGCGGCCCGCCGCTACGACCGGGGCGAGCTGCTGATGATGCCGCCCACCGTGACCGCGCTGCGGGCCCTCGCGCCGTACAGGACGGCCGCCGAGGCCCTCGGGGCGGCCGACGGGCAGGACCTGACCCCCGTCCTCGCACAGGCCCGTCTGGAGGGCGGCGAACTGGTGCTGAGCTGGCCGGGGCACGACGAGTTCACCAAGCACGTACCCGCTGCGGGCCCGGCAGGCGGTGGAGCGTGA
- a CDS encoding Crp/Fnr family transcriptional regulator, whose product MDDVLRRAPLFAALDDEQAAELRASMSEVTLARGDALFHEGDQGDRLYVVTEGKVKLHRTSPDGRENMLAVLGPGELIGELSLFDPGPRTATASALTEVKLLGLGHGDLQPWLNARPEVATALLRAVARRLRKTNDQMSDLVFSDVPGRVARALLDLSRRFGVQSEEGIHVVHDLTQEELAQLVGASRETVNKALADFAGRGWLRLEARAVILLDVERLAKRSR is encoded by the coding sequence GTGGACGACGTTCTGCGGCGCGCCCCGCTTTTCGCGGCGCTCGATGATGAGCAGGCCGCGGAGCTCCGCGCCTCGATGAGTGAGGTGACCCTCGCGCGCGGAGACGCGCTGTTCCACGAGGGCGACCAGGGTGACCGCCTGTACGTGGTCACCGAGGGCAAGGTGAAGCTCCACCGCACCTCGCCCGACGGGCGCGAGAACATGCTGGCCGTGCTCGGCCCCGGCGAGCTGATCGGGGAGCTGTCGCTCTTCGACCCGGGCCCGCGTACGGCTACCGCCTCCGCGCTGACCGAGGTCAAGCTCCTCGGCCTCGGCCACGGCGACCTGCAGCCCTGGCTGAACGCCCGGCCCGAGGTGGCCACCGCGCTGCTGCGCGCGGTCGCCCGCCGGCTCCGCAAGACCAACGACCAGATGTCCGACCTGGTCTTCTCCGACGTGCCGGGCCGTGTCGCCCGCGCCCTTCTGGACCTGTCGCGCCGCTTCGGCGTCCAGTCCGAGGAAGGCATCCACGTCGTGCACGACCTCACCCAGGAGGAGCTGGCCCAGCTGGTCGGCGCCTCCCGCGAGACGGTCAACAAGGCGCTCGCGGACTTCGCGGGCCGCGGCTGGCTGCGCCTGGAGGCCCGTGCGGTCATTCTGCTGGACGTGGAGCGGCTGGCGAAGCGTTCGCGCTGA
- a CDS encoding WhiB family transcriptional regulator: MGWVTDWSAQAACRTTDPDELFVQGAAQNRAKAVCTGCPVRTECLADALDNRVEFGVWGGMTERERRALLRRRPTVTSWRRLLETARSEYERSTGVLPGVIGLEDEELHETYAAVG; encoded by the coding sequence ATGGGCTGGGTAACCGACTGGAGTGCGCAGGCAGCCTGCCGCACTACCGATCCGGATGAACTATTCGTACAAGGGGCAGCGCAGAACAGGGCCAAGGCGGTGTGCACCGGATGTCCGGTGCGGACCGAGTGCCTGGCCGATGCGCTCGACAATCGCGTCGAATTCGGCGTGTGGGGTGGAATGACGGAGCGGGAGCGCCGCGCACTGCTGCGGCGTCGGCCCACCGTCACGTCCTGGCGCCGACTGCTGGAGACCGCGCGCAGCGAGTACGAGCGGTCCACCGGTGTTCTGCCCGGCGTCATCGGGCTGGAGGACGAGGAGCTGCACGAGACGTACGCGGCCGTCGGGTAG
- a CDS encoding DUF4177 domain-containing protein translates to MTKWEYATVPLLVHATKQILDTWGEDGWELVQVVPGPNNPEQLVAYLKREKA, encoded by the coding sequence ATGACCAAGTGGGAATACGCGACCGTGCCGCTTCTCGTGCACGCGACCAAGCAGATTCTGGACACCTGGGGCGAGGACGGCTGGGAGCTGGTCCAGGTCGTTCCCGGCCCGAACAACCCCGAGCAGCTCGTGGCCTACCTGAAGCGGGAGAAGGCGTAG
- a CDS encoding RidA family protein → MAGAVEARLAELGLTLPAVVPPLASYQPAVQTGVYVYTSGQLPMVDGKLAVTGKVGAEVTPDEAKELAKTCALNALAAVKSVAGDLDRIERVVKVVGFVASASDFTGQPAVINGASELLGAVLGEKGVHARSAVGVAVLPLDAPVEVEVQVELADA, encoded by the coding sequence GTGGCGGGCGCCGTCGAGGCGCGGCTCGCCGAGCTCGGCCTGACCCTGCCCGCCGTCGTGCCACCGCTGGCCTCGTACCAGCCGGCCGTGCAGACCGGGGTGTACGTGTACACCTCGGGCCAGCTGCCGATGGTGGACGGCAAGCTCGCCGTCACCGGCAAGGTCGGCGCCGAGGTCACGCCGGACGAGGCGAAGGAGCTCGCGAAGACCTGCGCGCTCAACGCGCTGGCCGCCGTGAAGTCGGTCGCCGGCGACCTGGACCGGATCGAGCGCGTCGTGAAGGTCGTGGGCTTCGTCGCCTCGGCCTCCGACTTCACCGGACAGCCCGCCGTGATCAACGGCGCCAGCGAGCTGCTGGGCGCGGTCCTCGGCGAGAAGGGCGTGCACGCCCGCAGCGCCGTGGGCGTCGCCGTGCTGCCGTTGGACGCACCGGTCGAGGTCGAGGTCCAGGTGGAGCTCGCCGACGCCTGA
- the nth gene encoding endonuclease III yields MPDQPDQPGKSGKSGKSDKTAKGAAARKAPKAESHLAMVRRARRINRELAEVYPYAHPELDFRNPFELLVATVLSAQTTDLRVNQTTPALFAAYPTPEDMAAAVPEEMEEIIRPTGFFRAKTKSLLGLSAALRDEFGGEVPGRLEDLVKLPGVGRKTANVVLGNAFGVPGITVDTHFGRLVRRWKWTDEEDPVKVEAVVAGIFPKSEWTMLSHRVVFHGRRICHARKPACGACPIAPLCPSYGEGETDPEKAGKLLKYEMGGYPGQRLSPPADYPGKPAPALGAG; encoded by the coding sequence ATGCCCGACCAACCCGACCAACCCGGCAAATCTGGCAAATCTGGCAAATCCGATAAAACGGCCAAGGGTGCCGCGGCGCGCAAGGCGCCGAAGGCGGAGTCGCACCTCGCGATGGTCCGCCGGGCGCGCCGGATCAACCGCGAGCTCGCCGAGGTCTACCCGTACGCCCATCCCGAGCTGGACTTCCGTAACCCGTTCGAGCTCCTCGTGGCCACGGTCCTCTCCGCCCAGACCACGGACCTGAGGGTCAACCAGACCACCCCCGCGCTCTTCGCCGCCTACCCCACCCCCGAGGACATGGCGGCGGCCGTGCCGGAGGAGATGGAGGAGATCATCCGGCCGACCGGGTTCTTCCGGGCCAAGACCAAGTCGCTGCTCGGTCTCTCGGCCGCCCTCCGGGACGAGTTCGGCGGCGAGGTCCCGGGGCGCCTGGAGGACCTGGTGAAGCTGCCCGGCGTCGGCCGCAAGACCGCCAACGTGGTCCTGGGCAACGCCTTCGGCGTCCCCGGCATCACCGTCGACACGCACTTCGGGCGCCTGGTGCGGCGCTGGAAGTGGACCGACGAGGAGGACCCGGTGAAGGTCGAGGCGGTCGTCGCCGGGATCTTCCCCAAGAGCGAGTGGACGATGCTCTCGCACCGGGTGGTGTTCCACGGACGCCGGATCTGCCACGCCCGCAAGCCCGCCTGCGGCGCCTGCCCCATCGCTCCGCTCTGTCCTTCGTACGGAGAGGGCGAGACCGATCCGGAGAAGGCCGGGAAGCTTCTCAAGTACGAGATGGGCGGTTATCCGGGCCAGCGGCTCAGTCCGCCCGCCGACTACCCGGGAAAGCCCGCGCCCGCGCTCGGGGCCGGGTGA
- a CDS encoding ArsA family ATPase: MTANTAGGGPSAAGLDTDALLDDPGIRIVVCCGSGGVGKTTTAAALGVRAAERGRKAVVLTIDPARRLAQSMGIDRLDNVPRRVDGIDGQGELHAMMLDMKRTFDETVEAHADAERARAILDNPFYQSLSAGFAGTQEYMAMEKLGQLRARDEWDLIIVDTPPSRSALDFLDAPKRLGSFLDGKFIRLLMAPAKVGGRAGMKFLNVGMSMMSGTLGKLLGGQFLRDVQTFVSAMDTMFGGFRSRADATYKLLQAPGTAFLVVATPEQDALREAAYFVERLAAEKMPLAGLVLNRVHGSEASRLSAEQALAAAENLDDARIVDQRAGKAGLGAQEAPDPAVTASGPTEPPLSPEAGQASGPDPTAEHQDTTENEPPHESIATSANPPDDATTPADAAGSADATANAAVDVEAVDDESVADEAVGVEELTAGLLRLHAERMQIVAREHRTRDRFTALHPEVPVTAVAALPGDVHDLNGLRAIGDRLAGGSTPAPAGAA; the protein is encoded by the coding sequence ATGACGGCGAACACAGCCGGTGGGGGCCCGTCAGCGGCGGGGCTGGACACGGACGCGCTGCTGGACGACCCGGGCATCCGGATCGTCGTGTGCTGCGGCTCCGGCGGGGTCGGCAAGACCACGACCGCCGCCGCCCTGGGCGTACGGGCCGCCGAGCGCGGCCGGAAGGCCGTCGTCCTCACCATCGACCCGGCCCGCCGGCTCGCCCAGTCCATGGGCATCGACCGGCTGGACAACGTGCCGAGGCGGGTCGACGGCATCGACGGCCAGGGCGAACTGCACGCGATGATGCTGGACATGAAGCGGACCTTCGACGAGACCGTCGAGGCCCACGCGGACGCCGAACGGGCCAGGGCGATCCTGGATAACCCCTTCTACCAGTCCCTGTCGGCCGGTTTCGCCGGTACGCAGGAGTACATGGCGATGGAGAAGCTCGGGCAGTTGCGGGCGCGCGACGAGTGGGACCTGATCATCGTCGACACCCCTCCCTCGCGCTCCGCGCTGGACTTCCTGGACGCGCCGAAGCGGCTCGGATCGTTCCTCGACGGGAAGTTCATCCGGCTGCTGATGGCGCCCGCGAAGGTGGGCGGCCGGGCCGGGATGAAGTTCCTCAACGTCGGTATGTCGATGATGAGCGGAACGCTGGGCAAGCTGCTCGGGGGGCAGTTCCTGCGGGACGTCCAGACGTTCGTCTCCGCGATGGACACCATGTTCGGCGGCTTCCGCAGCCGCGCGGACGCCACGTACAAGCTGCTCCAGGCGCCCGGCACGGCCTTTCTCGTGGTGGCGACGCCGGAGCAGGACGCGCTGCGCGAGGCGGCCTACTTCGTGGAGCGGCTGGCCGCCGAGAAGATGCCGCTGGCCGGTCTGGTCCTCAACCGCGTGCACGGCAGCGAGGCTTCGCGGCTCTCCGCCGAGCAGGCACTGGCCGCCGCAGAAAATCTTGACGACGCCCGCATTGTGGATCAGAGGGCCGGGAAAGCTGGCCTTGGTGCCCAGGAAGCCCCCGACCCGGCGGTCACCGCTTCCGGACCGACCGAGCCGCCCCTCTCCCCCGAGGCCGGGCAGGCGTCCGGCCCCGACCCCACAGCCGAGCACCAGGACACGACGGAGAACGAGCCGCCCCACGAGAGCATCGCGACATCCGCGAACCCCCCTGACGACGCGACGACCCCCGCGGACGCGGCCGGCTCTGCCGATGCGACCGCCAACGCGGCCGTGGACGTTGAGGCCGTGGACGACGAGTCTGTGGCCGACGAGGCCGTGGGCGTCGAGGAGCTGACGGCGGGTCTGCTGCGCCTGCACGCCGAGCGCATGCAGATCGTCGCCCGCGAGCACCGCACCCGCGACCGCTTCACCGCGCTGCACCCCGAGGTGCCGGTGACGGCCGTGGCAGCGCTGCCCGGCGACGTACACGACCTGAACGGCCTCCGGGCCATCGGCGACCGCTTGGCGGGCGGTTCCACTCCGGCCCCTGCCGGAGCGGCGTAG
- a CDS encoding MBL fold metallo-hydrolase gives MSDAAALPGQPRGTVASGPATTRTVNILAPNPSAMTLDGTNTWIVAEPDADLAVVIDPGPLDDVHLRAVIGAVERSGRRVGLTLLTHGHPDHAEGAGRFAELTGTKVRALDAALRLGDEGLAAGDVITTGGLELRVVPTPGHTADSLSFHLPADRAVLTGDTILGRGTTVVAHPDGRLGDYLDSLRRLRSLTVDDGVHTVLPGHGPVLEDAQGAVEFYLAHRAHRLAQVETAVEAGHRTPSEVVATVYADVDRSLWPAAELSVRAQLEYLTEHGLIQS, from the coding sequence GTGAGCGACGCGGCAGCCCTGCCCGGACAGCCGCGCGGAACCGTGGCCTCCGGCCCCGCGACCACCCGCACGGTCAACATCCTCGCCCCCAACCCGTCCGCGATGACGCTCGACGGGACGAACACCTGGATCGTGGCCGAGCCCGACGCCGATCTCGCGGTCGTCATCGATCCCGGGCCGCTCGACGACGTCCACCTGCGGGCCGTGATCGGGGCGGTGGAGCGGTCCGGGCGGCGCGTGGGCCTCACGCTGCTCACCCATGGCCACCCCGACCACGCGGAGGGCGCGGGCCGGTTCGCGGAGCTGACGGGGACGAAGGTGCGAGCCCTGGACGCCGCGCTGCGGCTGGGCGACGAGGGCCTCGCGGCGGGCGACGTGATCACCACCGGCGGCCTGGAGCTGAGGGTCGTGCCGACGCCCGGGCACACCGCGGACTCGCTCTCGTTCCATCTGCCCGCCGACCGGGCGGTGCTGACGGGCGACACGATCCTCGGCCGCGGCACGACGGTGGTCGCGCACCCGGACGGGCGGCTCGGCGACTACCTGGACTCGCTCAGGCGGCTGCGGTCGCTGACGGTCGACGACGGCGTCCACACGGTGCTGCCGGGCCATGGCCCGGTGCTGGAGGACGCCCAGGGGGCGGTGGAGTTCTACCTGGCCCACCGCGCGCACCGGCTCGCCCAGGTGGAGACGGCGGTGGAGGCCGGGCACCGTACGCCGTCGGAGGTGGTGGCCACGGTCTACGCCGACGTGGACCGCTCCCTGTGGCCGGCCGCCGAGCTGTCGGTGCGGGCGCAGCTGGAGTATCTGACCGAGCACGGGCTGATCCAGAGCTGA